TTTACGGAAAGACCTACCTCACCGGAGCACCCGCTGGCACATCTTCCTCGAAGGTGGCGATGATTGGGCGCCCGTCGACATCAGCAGCAAGGATCATTCCCTGGGACTCCACCCCGAGGAGCCGGGCAGGCTTGAGATTGGCAACCACGATAACGCATTTGCCGAGAAGCTCCTCCGGCTGATAATAACCAGCGATGCCGGCGACCACGGTGCGCTTCTCCCTTCCTATATCCACCACCAACTTAAGGAGCTTCTTCGACCCCTCAACCTTCTCCACCTCAAGCACCTTGCCCACGGTTAATCCCATCTTATTGAATTCATCTAGGGTAACCTCAACCTTCTCCTCGTTTCCCATCTTCTCCTCCTTAAAACTATGTATTTCTCTTTATTCCGCTCTTTGTCCTGAGAAGGGTAAGCGCCTCCTCCCTGGTAGCTCTGTCCGTCCGGAACGCCCCTCGCACAGCAGAGGTAACCACCACCGAACCCGGTTTCTTGACCCCACGCATCGTCATACAGAGGTGTTCCGCCTCTATTACCACCATCACCCCCATAGGCTTTATCGTCTGGTCGATGAGATCGGCAAGCTCGGTAGTAAGCCGTTCCTGGATCTGGGGTCTCTTGGAGAGGGCTTCAAGCACCCGGGATAGTTTGCTTATTCCCACTATCCTCCCCTCCTGGGGGATGTAAGCGATATTAGCGATTCCGATAAAGGGGAGGAGATGGTGCTCGCAGATGGAGTACATCGGGATATCCTTGAGTATGACCATCTCGTCGTAGGTCTCTCCCTCGATCACCTTGAGGTTGGACGCAGGGTCCTTCCCCACTCCAGCGAAGATCTCCTCGCACATCCGGGCAATCCGGCCAGGGGTCTCGCGAAGGCCAGGTCGATCCGGGTCCTCACCTATCCCCTCGAGAATGAGGCGTACCCCTTTCTTGATCTTTTCGTGATCCATCACTTCACCCTTTAGCTTAATCCATCCAAGAAAGATTTAATCGCCGCCTGTTGCACCAATTTAAGCGGCACCCTTTTCTCTTTAGCTATCCTCCGGCAATCCTCGTATTCGGGGGCGAAGTTGACCACCTTGCCGGAGAAACGAGACACCTTTACCCTCACCTCCCCATAAGGGGTGGAAACAGGAACCTCCTCCCGGGTGAGCTTCCGCCGTAAGACAGGATATGTGCGAAGTCCGATGGTGGTCGTCTCCTCAAAGATGAGCCGGGAGAGTTCCTCCACCTTATCGAGCGGAGATATTACCGAGAGGAGTACCCCAGGGCGGGACTTCTTCATCACTACCGGCTGAAGATAGACATCGAGCGCCCCGGCATCAAGTAATCGCTCGATCATCCAGCCGGAGAGTTGAGGGCTCATATCGTCTATATTCGCCTCGATAACCACTGTTTCCTCAAAGTAAGTGGTCCCCTCCTCATATTCGCCAAGAAAAAGCCTAAGGAGATTGGGGATGCCAGCCACCTCCTTGCTCCCTGCCCCATAGCCTACCTGTATAAGCCGCATCTTAGGGATGGGTTCAAACCGCTTAACATAGGTAGTAAGGATGGCGGCACCGGTGGGAGTGGTGAGTTCCCCATCGCCCATAGAGAAGATAGGAACCCCTTGAAGCAAGACGGAGACAGCAGGAGAAGGGACCGGAAGTCGTCCGTGAGCGGTATCGACAAATCCGCTTCCCGCATTAACTGGCGAGGAGGTGAACCCTAAAACTTCAAGATAATCGAAGCCAATCGCCGCACCCACGATATCGATCATCGTATCGATATCACCGAGCTCGTGAAAATGGACCTTCTCCTCATCCTTCTTGTGAACCTCTGCCTCAGCAGAAGAAAGACGAGAGAGTGTCTCGATCGCCTTCTCCTTCACCTCTGGTTTAAGCATGCTTTCCTCGATCGCCTGCTTCATCTCCGAAGGGCGACGAAAGACTGCCTTCTCCTTCGCTTCGATAACCACTCTCACCCCAGCGATGTGAGAACGGGATACCATTTCCCTTCTTATCTGAAACTGGGGGAGGGGGAGCTTCTTCAACTCCTCTTTAAGGAGTTCTTCGGGGAGTCCAA
This region of Acidobacteriota bacterium genomic DNA includes:
- the metG gene encoding methionine--tRNA ligase subunit beta, which produces MGNEEKVEVTLDEFNKMGLTVGKVLEVEKVEGSKKLLKLVVDIGREKRTVVAGIAGYYQPEELLGKCVIVVANLKPARLLGVESQGMILAADVDGRPIIATFEEDVPAGAPVR
- the folE gene encoding GTP cyclohydrolase I FolE, which codes for MMDHEKIKKGVRLILEGIGEDPDRPGLRETPGRIARMCEEIFAGVGKDPASNLKVIEGETYDEMVILKDIPMYSICEHHLLPFIGIANIAYIPQEGRIVGISKLSRVLEALSKRPQIQERLTTELADLIDQTIKPMGVMVVIEAEHLCMTMRGVKKPGSVVVTSAVRGAFRTDRATREEALTLLRTKSGIKRNT
- the larC gene encoding nickel pincer cofactor biosynthesis protein LarC — encoded protein: MMRVIYFDCFSGISGDMVLGALLSLGLPEELLKEELKKLPLPQFQIRREMVSRSHIAGVRVVIEAKEKAVFRRPSEMKQAIEESMLKPEVKEKAIETLSRLSSAEAEVHKKDEEKVHFHELGDIDTMIDIVGAAIGFDYLEVLGFTSSPVNAGSGFVDTAHGRLPVPSPAVSVLLQGVPIFSMGDGELTTPTGAAILTTYVKRFEPIPKMRLIQVGYGAGSKEVAGIPNLLRLFLGEYEEGTTYFEETVVIEANIDDMSPQLSGWMIERLLDAGALDVYLQPVVMKKSRPGVLLSVISPLDKVEELSRLIFEETTTIGLRTYPVLRRKLTREEVPVSTPYGEVRVKVSRFSGKVVNFAPEYEDCRRIAKEKRVPLKLVQQAAIKSFLDGLS